Proteins encoded together in one Schumannella luteola window:
- a CDS encoding carbohydrate ABC transporter permease has product MSAAVTSTATAQAAAKERLRALAARRKPTSPGDRALSIVLTTVIALGAVVMIAPFIWLFVATTHTTSDIFSSPPALLPGPEFWNNLKGLLDSVKFGDAIRNSVVVSLLFTFFGLIICSAAGYAFAKFTFRGRDLMFGLLIASLALPGQVTLVPLFKIMVQLGWLDSYQALILPDLAMPFGIFLMRQAMQAVPDELLQAGRIDGAGEFRIFFRLVLPIMRPSLAALAIFLFLARWNDFVYPLIIQRNPESYTLPVALATLRGIGTTDYGQLLTGTFISILPVLAMFLFLQRHFVAGLLGGSVKQ; this is encoded by the coding sequence ATGAGCGCCGCAGTCACGAGCACCGCGACGGCGCAGGCCGCTGCGAAGGAGCGGCTGCGCGCTCTCGCCGCCCGCCGCAAGCCGACCTCGCCCGGAGACCGTGCGCTCAGCATCGTGCTCACCACCGTGATCGCGCTCGGCGCCGTCGTGATGATCGCGCCCTTCATCTGGCTGTTCGTCGCGACGACGCACACGACATCCGACATCTTCAGCTCGCCGCCGGCGCTGCTGCCCGGGCCGGAGTTCTGGAACAACCTGAAGGGCCTGCTCGACTCGGTGAAGTTCGGGGATGCGATCCGCAACTCCGTCGTCGTGTCGCTGCTGTTCACCTTCTTCGGGCTGATCATCTGCAGCGCCGCCGGCTACGCCTTCGCGAAGTTCACCTTCCGCGGCCGCGACCTGATGTTCGGGCTGCTGATCGCCTCGCTGGCGCTGCCCGGCCAGGTCACGCTCGTGCCGCTGTTCAAGATCATGGTGCAGCTCGGCTGGCTCGACTCGTACCAGGCGCTGATCCTCCCGGATCTGGCGATGCCTTTCGGCATCTTCCTCATGCGGCAGGCGATGCAGGCGGTTCCCGACGAGCTGCTGCAGGCGGGCCGCATCGACGGCGCGGGGGAGTTCCGCATCTTCTTCCGGCTGGTGCTGCCGATCATGCGGCCCTCGCTCGCGGCGCTGGCGATCTTCCTGTTCCTCGCGCGCTGGAACGACTTCGTCTATCCGCTGATCATCCAGCGCAACCCGGAGTCGTACACCCTGCCCGTCGCGCTCGCGACCCTGCGCGGCATCGGCACCACCGACTACGGCCAGCTGCTCACCGGCACGTTCATCTCGATCCTGCCGGTGCTGGCGATGTTCCTGTTCCTGCAGCGTCACTTCGTGGCCGGCCTGCTCGGCGGATCGGTCAAGCAGTAG
- a CDS encoding ABC transporter substrate-binding protein, which yields MTSHFSRPRRWAARAGALALGAALAAGTLAGCSTSSGDDAGSKTITVWGWGDPVKGMKAAVPAFEKKHAGVTVKVQDVGNPAIWDKVTTGMAAGGSGLPDVIDVGADYMSNYLETFPDGFADLTPLGADKLEKNFPTGLWGGAQKADGHQYGIPFEVNTSLIFYRTDLFQQAGVDPASVETWDQMLDAGKKIKAATGADLFAVDKAATQADAANFWQMLARQSESFFFDKKGDIDFTSKGSVDALEFMKKANDAGLIADVPQSQGTTSQAKGETPVALLPLASWAVSTFANDAPDMQGKWAVRTPPATEAGGLTAASAGGTYLAVTKASKNQQLAYDFVEFSMATLEGQQLVYDGGHLFPSFKPMWETDAFKADNDYFGINTNDLVMTALNQKTPPDYYTKDYAKALKAYDDAQTQVLVSGADPKKALSDAAELLAGQTGRKIAKG from the coding sequence ATGACCTCCCACTTCTCCCGACCGAGGCGCTGGGCCGCCCGTGCGGGCGCGCTGGCCCTCGGCGCGGCGCTCGCCGCCGGCACCCTCGCCGGCTGCTCGACCTCCTCCGGCGACGACGCCGGCTCGAAGACCATCACCGTCTGGGGCTGGGGCGACCCGGTCAAGGGCATGAAGGCGGCCGTGCCCGCCTTCGAGAAGAAGCACGCCGGCGTCACCGTCAAGGTGCAGGACGTCGGCAACCCCGCCATCTGGGACAAGGTCACCACCGGCATGGCCGCCGGCGGCAGCGGCCTCCCCGACGTGATCGACGTCGGCGCCGACTACATGAGCAACTACCTCGAGACCTTCCCCGACGGCTTCGCCGACCTCACCCCGCTCGGCGCCGACAAGCTCGAGAAGAACTTCCCGACCGGACTCTGGGGCGGTGCGCAGAAGGCCGACGGGCACCAGTACGGCATCCCCTTCGAGGTCAACACCAGCCTGATCTTCTACCGCACCGACCTGTTCCAGCAGGCGGGCGTCGACCCGGCCTCGGTCGAGACCTGGGACCAGATGCTCGACGCGGGCAAGAAGATCAAGGCCGCCACGGGCGCCGACCTCTTCGCGGTCGACAAGGCCGCCACCCAGGCCGACGCCGCGAACTTCTGGCAGATGCTCGCCCGGCAGAGCGAGTCGTTCTTCTTCGACAAGAAGGGCGACATCGACTTCACCAGCAAGGGCAGCGTGGATGCGCTCGAGTTCATGAAGAAGGCCAACGACGCCGGACTCATCGCCGACGTGCCGCAGAGCCAGGGCACCACCTCGCAGGCGAAGGGCGAGACCCCGGTCGCGCTTCTGCCGCTCGCCTCGTGGGCGGTCAGCACCTTCGCGAACGACGCCCCCGACATGCAGGGCAAGTGGGCCGTGCGCACGCCCCCGGCGACCGAAGCCGGCGGGCTCACCGCCGCCTCCGCGGGCGGCACCTACCTCGCCGTCACGAAGGCCAGCAAGAACCAGCAGCTCGCCTACGACTTCGTCGAGTTCTCGATGGCGACGCTCGAAGGGCAGCAGCTCGTCTACGACGGCGGCCACCTGTTCCCGAGCTTCAAGCCGATGTGGGAGACCGACGCCTTCAAGGCCGACAACGACTACTTCGGCATCAACACCAACGACCTGGTGATGACCGCGCTGAACCAGAAGACGCCGCCGGACTATTACACGAAGGACTACGCGAAGGCTCTCAAGGCCTATGACGACGCGCAGACCCAGGTGCTGGTCAGCGGCGCCGACCCGAAGAAGGCGCTCTCCGACGCCGCCGAGCTGCTCGCCGGGCAGACCGGCCGCAAGATCGCGAAGGGCTGA
- a CDS encoding MGH1-like glycoside hydrolase domain-containing protein has product MQQTAKPTRLPATSAILTPRDERTWTATAPEGEPGIELRSSGGSVVLLDGRDELFVLPGDDSGRTLSGRGTAWLLPGDALGEEPAWLLQATGGDSDSAGAGAAIEATPDADGWVMRIAAREAHLIRHRARPHADVTGARFALDIPGGELLADAAAGFYWDTMVPCIVERTVAADYPDAAGYVISTLADKYLGTYPDVDHEFQIKGRLAWGDRADLHVVRRMIELQLRMMREDPTGLWRDPCAVQPDGDREYHVRRNSADGRENAEMFLATGNIAVIESVWMYIARTRDLDWLAAHIHELEGATSLVESCLDPLGRLWSDVYYEDQVIKDGRETMSASLAIRSFELLAELEQLLGRGERSDHYRARAAELTSALVAPLPVGYWDEDAGRFTDWVDRSGVVHDHIHLLANVLPALFGQADAAQTRAVAELVERERPEFQRFPTFLSARVQDYTASEIGDGGPYDLCAAGRYWSWDAAYWSWRGDGATLRKQLDTVARQGRDDAWIMGERYDMNHVYYVDGTPWHGAAHYYEYPCVFAWVLVNEYLGVRPALDADLIVAPRVSDHGTITLEQDAYRLSWTLSDAGFELRNLADATRSFRVDLSAIAGASASAGAGVGGGVQSVGALATAETRVELAAGASVLLPLPGAAA; this is encoded by the coding sequence ATGCAGCAGACCGCCAAGCCGACCCGGCTCCCCGCGACCAGCGCGATCCTCACCCCCCGGGATGAGCGCACCTGGACCGCCACCGCCCCCGAGGGCGAGCCCGGCATCGAGCTGCGTTCGAGCGGCGGGTCGGTCGTGCTGCTCGACGGCCGCGACGAGCTCTTCGTGCTGCCCGGCGACGACTCCGGTCGCACTCTGAGCGGCCGCGGCACGGCCTGGCTGCTGCCCGGCGACGCCCTCGGCGAGGAGCCCGCCTGGCTGCTGCAGGCGACGGGCGGCGACAGCGACAGCGCCGGTGCCGGTGCCGCGATCGAGGCGACTCCCGACGCCGACGGCTGGGTCATGCGCATCGCCGCCCGCGAGGCCCACCTCATCCGCCATCGCGCCCGCCCGCACGCCGATGTGACCGGAGCGCGCTTCGCCCTCGACATCCCCGGCGGCGAGCTGCTCGCGGATGCCGCTGCCGGCTTCTACTGGGACACGATGGTGCCCTGCATCGTCGAGCGCACGGTCGCCGCCGACTACCCCGACGCCGCCGGCTACGTGATCAGCACGCTCGCCGACAAGTACCTCGGCACCTACCCCGACGTCGACCACGAGTTCCAGATCAAGGGCCGCCTCGCCTGGGGCGACCGCGCCGACCTGCACGTCGTGCGCCGCATGATCGAGCTGCAGCTGCGCATGATGCGCGAAGACCCGACCGGCCTCTGGCGCGACCCCTGCGCCGTGCAGCCCGACGGAGACCGCGAGTACCACGTGCGCCGCAACAGTGCCGACGGGCGCGAGAACGCGGAGATGTTCCTCGCCACCGGCAACATCGCCGTGATCGAGTCGGTGTGGATGTACATCGCCCGCACCCGCGACCTCGACTGGCTGGCCGCGCACATCCACGAGCTCGAGGGCGCGACCTCGCTCGTCGAGAGCTGCCTCGACCCGCTCGGCCGACTCTGGAGCGACGTCTACTACGAAGACCAGGTCATCAAAGACGGCCGCGAGACCATGTCGGCGTCGCTCGCGATCCGCTCCTTCGAGCTGCTCGCCGAGCTCGAGCAGCTGCTCGGCCGCGGCGAGCGCAGCGACCACTACCGCGCGCGGGCGGCCGAGCTGACGAGCGCGCTCGTCGCGCCGCTGCCGGTCGGCTACTGGGACGAGGATGCCGGGCGCTTCACCGACTGGGTCGATCGCTCGGGCGTCGTGCACGACCACATCCACCTGCTCGCCAACGTGCTGCCCGCCCTCTTCGGCCAGGCGGATGCGGCGCAGACCCGCGCCGTCGCCGAGCTGGTCGAGCGCGAGCGGCCCGAGTTCCAGCGCTTCCCGACGTTCCTGTCGGCGCGGGTGCAGGACTACACCGCGAGCGAGATCGGCGACGGCGGCCCCTACGACCTCTGCGCCGCGGGGCGGTACTGGAGCTGGGATGCGGCCTACTGGTCATGGCGCGGCGACGGCGCGACCCTGCGGAAGCAGCTCGACACGGTCGCCCGGCAGGGACGCGACGACGCCTGGATCATGGGCGAGCGCTACGACATGAACCACGTCTACTACGTCGACGGCACGCCCTGGCACGGTGCCGCGCACTACTACGAGTACCCCTGCGTCTTCGCGTGGGTGCTCGTCAACGAGTACCTCGGTGTCCGACCGGCGCTCGACGCCGACCTGATCGTCGCGCCGCGCGTGAGCGACCACGGCACGATCACCCTCGAGCAGGACGCCTACCGGCTGAGCTGGACGCTGAGCGACGCCGGCTTCGAGCTGCGCAATCTGGCGGATGCGACGCGGAGCTTCCGGGTCGATCTGTCGGCGATCGCGGGCGCGAGCGCGAGTGCGGGCGCTGGCGTTGGCGGCGGCGTTCAGAGCGTCGGCGCGCTCGCCACGGCCGAGACGCGCGTCGAGCTCGCCGCCGGGGCCTCCGTGCTGCTGCCGCTGCCGGGCGCCGCCGCGTGA
- a CDS encoding carbohydrate ABC transporter permease, with amino-acid sequence MTTLTTTSGSAAATRAPAAAPAPRRRRTLRGRHIPYLFLLPVILLFLGFKAYPVLYALVLSFTSNKGGVDTFVGFDNFARVFSDPLFGRALLNTVQILVIQVPVMLVIAVLLAVAFNSKLLKARAFLRVAYFVPIVMGLVAYGILFSALLSYNDGFLNFLLTSVGLPRVPWLADPNWAKVSIILALTWHYTGNNAVIYLAQLQSIPEELYEAAAMDGANRRQQFWNVTLPGLRPALVLTVILSTIGTLQLFDEPYVLTGGGPDNATLTIGMYLYNNAFKYFDFGYASAIGYVLTAIVAVLSVVQLLVLRRRAS; translated from the coding sequence ATGACCACACTCACCACCACGTCCGGCAGTGCCGCCGCGACGCGAGCCCCGGCCGCCGCGCCGGCGCCCCGCCGTCGACGCACCCTGCGCGGGCGGCACATCCCGTACCTGTTCCTGCTGCCGGTGATCCTGCTGTTCCTCGGCTTCAAGGCCTACCCGGTGCTCTACGCGCTCGTGCTGAGCTTCACGAGCAACAAGGGCGGCGTCGACACCTTCGTCGGCTTCGACAACTTCGCCCGCGTGTTCTCCGACCCGCTGTTCGGGCGCGCGCTGCTCAACACGGTGCAGATCCTGGTGATCCAGGTGCCGGTGATGCTCGTCATCGCCGTGCTGCTCGCCGTCGCCTTCAACTCGAAGCTGCTCAAGGCCCGCGCGTTCCTGCGCGTGGCCTACTTCGTGCCGATCGTCATGGGGCTCGTCGCCTACGGCATCCTCTTCTCGGCGCTGCTCAGCTACAACGACGGCTTCCTGAACTTCCTGCTCACCTCGGTGGGGCTGCCGCGGGTGCCGTGGCTGGCCGACCCGAACTGGGCGAAGGTGTCGATCATCCTCGCGCTCACCTGGCACTACACCGGCAACAACGCCGTCATCTACCTGGCGCAGCTGCAGTCGATCCCCGAAGAGCTCTACGAGGCGGCGGCGATGGATGGCGCGAACCGCCGCCAGCAGTTCTGGAACGTGACGCTGCCCGGGCTGCGCCCCGCGCTCGTGCTCACGGTGATCCTGTCGACCATCGGCACCCTGCAGCTCTTCGACGAGCCCTACGTGCTCACCGGCGGCGGCCCCGACAACGCGACCCTCACGATCGGCATGTACCTCTACAACAACGCCTTCAAGTACTTCGACTTCGGCTACGCCTCGGCGATCGGCTACGTGCTCACCGCGATCGTGGCGGTGCTGTCGGTCGTGCAGCTCCTCGTGCTGCGACGGAGGGCGTCATGA